From the Primulina tabacum isolate GXHZ01 chromosome 15, ASM2559414v2, whole genome shotgun sequence genome, one window contains:
- the LOC142527906 gene encoding eukaryotic initiation factor 4A-3-like has product MAAPAVQRGGGGRRAMGEEDANLVFETSKGVEPILSFDEMGIKDDLLRGIYNYGFEKPSAIQQRAVLPIITGRDVIAQAQSGTGKTSMIALAVCQIVDTKSSEVQALILSPTRELAAQTEKVILAIGDYINVQAHACIGGKSVGEDIIKLEHGVQVVSGTPGRVCDMIKRRTLRTRAIKLLILDESDEMLSRGFKDQIYDVYRYLPPELQVVLISATLPNEILEITSKFMTDPVRILVKRDELTLEGIKQFFVAVEREEWKFDTLCDLYDTLTITQAVIFCNTKRKVDWLTAKMRENNFTVSSMHGDMPQKERDAIMEEFRSGQTRVLITTDVWARGIDVQQVSLVINYDLPNNRELYIHRIGRSGRFGRKGVAINFVKSDDIKILRDIEQYYSTQIDEMPMNVADLI; this is encoded by the exons ATGGCGGCTCCGGCGGTACAGAGAGGCGGCGGCGGGCGGCGAGCTATGGGGGAGGAGGATGCGAATCTGGTTTTCGAAACTTCCAAGGGCGTGGAGCCAATTTTGAGCTTCGACGAGATGGGGATAAAAGATGATTTACTCAGAGGCATCTACAACTACGGATTCGAGAAGCCCTCAGCTATACAGCAGCGAGCCGTGCTTCCAATAATCACCGGCCGTGACGTCATAGCTCAGGCGCAGTCTGGCACGGGAAAGACTTCCATGATTGCGCTTGCTGTTTGCCAAATTGTCGATACCAAGTCCTCGGA GGTCCAGGCTTTGATATTGTCGCCTACAAGAGAGCTGGCAGCTCAGACCGAGAAAGTAATTTTGGCTATTGGAGATTATATAAATGTGCAAGCACATGCTTGTATTGGAGGTAAAAGTGTGGGCGAGGATATTATAAAATTAGAACATGGAGTTCAAGTGGTTTCAGGGACACCCGGAAGAGTGTGTGACATGATTAAGAGGAGAACTCTGCGAACCAGAGCTATAAAATTGTTGATTCTT GATGAATCTGATGAAATGCTGAGTCGGGGGTTTAAGGATCAGATTTATGATGTTTACAGATATCTTCCTCCAGAACTTCAG GTTGTGTTGATATCTGCAACCCTTCCAAATGAGATACTGGAGATTACAAGCAAATTCATGACTGATCCAGTTCGTATTCTTGTAAAGCGTGATGAATTGACTCTGGAG GGCATCAAACAATTCTTTGTTGCGGTTGAGagagaggagtggaaatttgaTACTCTCTGTGATTTGTATGATACCCTCACTATTACTCAGGCTGTTATCTTCTGTAACACGAAGAGGAAG GTGGATTGGCTGACAGCAAAAATGCGTGAGAATAATTTCACTGTCTCATCTATGCATGGAGACATGCCGCAAAAAGAACGTGATGCAATTATGGAGGAATTTCGCTCAGGTCAAACTCGGGTTCTGATCACAACAGATGTTTGGGCCCGGGGAATTGATGTTCAACAG GTTTCCCTGGTGATTAATTATGATCTTCCCAACAACCGAGAGCTTTACATTCATCGAATTGGTCGGTCTGGTCGTTTCGGAAGAAAG GGTGTGGCTATAAACTTTGTGAAAAGTGATGACATCAAAATCTTAAGAGACATAGAGCAATATTACAGCACACAGATCGATGAAATGCCAATGAACGTGGCTGATCTAATCTAA
- the LOC142527907 gene encoding phytochrome-interacting ankyrin-repeat protein 1-like has product MLEYQNSSRRSRKLLSRVDSDADDRGWTLLHVFAKKGDLKEVKRLLNEGMDANVAAWGPKSLGVTPLHLAAKGGHLKVMDKLLERGADIDARTKGACGWTPLHHAAKEKRMKAIKFLVENGAFLPDDINDPRFNPPLHYCPGLEWAYEEMRRLQVGNSSSGETYCSSEN; this is encoded by the exons ATGTTGGAGTACCAGAATTCAAGTAGGAGGAGTAGGAAGCTGTTGAGTAGGGTGGATAGCGACGCAGATGATCGAGGTTGGACTCTGCTTCATGTCTTTGCCAAGAAAGGCGATCTTAAAGAG GTTAAACGTCTTCTTAATGAAGGAATGGATGCAAATGTGGCTGCTTGGGGCCCGAAGTCACTTGGTGTAACCCCTCTCCATCTAGCTGCTAAAGGTGGCCATCTCAAAGTTATGGATAAATTGCTAGAGCGTGGTGCTGACATCGATGCACGGACCAAGGGTGCATGTGGAT GGACCCCACTGCATCATGCGGCTAAAGAGAAAAGGATGAAAGCAATTAAGTTCCTTGTTGAAAATGGGGCATTTTTACCAGATGACATCAACGACCCCAGGTTCAATCCACCTCTCCATTATTGCCCTGGTCTTGAATGGGCTTATGAAGAAATGAGGCGTCTACAGGTGGGCAACTCTTCGTCTGGTGAGACATATTGCAGCTCAGAAAACTGA
- the LOC142526768 gene encoding F-box/FBD/LRR-repeat protein At1g13570-like isoform X2 — protein sequence MHRNMRMKGSIMSEVDLISNLPCSIIENILGCLPLRDIVRTSILSREWRYKWITCPEIVFDFWFDQMFLGGHKLETLVHQILKLHRGPLLRFALQVPDLKSSPHIDQWIHRLPKNTLQDLTLHVSRGENHKLPSDIYTFQNLRNLKLYNCAFNPPSGFKGFSKLENLDLQNVVLVPETFGKFFASCPAVERLRLVHCTSFDCLEIVGPKLKYLQFHGLFRSISFEKCPLLKDVKISFSSMDFKRENRFSIDLVKSLSSLPALEELQLQAYALEDLVEYGAPRKLPVALRTLKTLHLSDMYFEKIQEIACAICFIRSSPNLQKLKITAFTSDVVDSVSEFLRSQKSSDTLTHLKTVTMQLFSGNESEMEFIKYLLSSATELEEMAIAHHSSSVLDGGESILNELKQFPRASPKAEIINSDKE from the exons atgcataGGA ACATGAGAATGAAGGGATCCATTATGTCTGAGGTTGATTTGATTAGCAATCTACCTTGTAGCATAATTGAGAACATTCTTGGGTGCTTGCCTCTACGAGACATAGTCAGAACGAGCATTTTGTCGAGAGAATGGAGGTATAAATGGATAACATGCCCTGAAATCGTGTTTGATTTCTGGTTTGACCAAATGTTTCTCGGAGGTCACAAACTCGAGACCCTTGTTCACCAAATTCTTAAACTTCACAGGGGGCCTCTGCTTAGATTTGCACTCCAAGTCCCCGATCTGAAAAGTAGCCCCCATATTGATCAATGGATCCATCGGCTTCCAAAAAATACCCTCCAAGATTTAACCCTCCATGTATCTAGGGGAGAGAACCATAAGCTACCTTCTGATATATATACTTTCCAGAACTTGAGAAATTTAAAGCTCTATAACTGTGCATTCAATCCTCCCTCGGGTTTCAAAGGATTTAGTAAACTCGAGAACCTTGATCTTCAAAATGTTGTACTAGTACCCGAAACTTTTGGAAAATTCTTTGCTTCCTGCCCCGCAGTTGAAAGACTAAGGTTGGTTCATTGCACTAGCTTCGATTGTCTCGAAATCGTCGGGCCGAAGTTAAAATATCTTCAGTTTCATGGTTTATTCAGATCCATTTCTTTTGAGAAGTGCCCCCTTCTTAAAGATGTTAAAATATCTTTCTCCTCCATGGATTTCAAAAGGGAAAACCGATTCTCCATCGATTTGGTTAAGTCCCTAAGCTCTCTACCTGCACTCGAGGAGCTACAACTGCAGGCTTACGCCTTGGAG GATCTTGTCGAGTATGGTGCCCCGAGGAAACTGCCAGTGGCCTTGAGAACCCTGAAAACTCTTCACCTTTCAGATATGTATTTTGAAAAGATTCAGGAAATCGCTTGTGCCATTTGCTTCATCAGAAGCTCCCCCAATCTACAAAAGCTTAAAATTACT GCCTTCACCTCAGATGTCGTGGATTCTGTCTCGGAATTTCTCCGATCCCAGAAAAGCTCGGATACATTAACACACCTTAAAACCGTTACTATGCAACTTTTCTCTGGCAACGAGTCTGAAATGGAGTTCATAAAATATCTATTGTCATCTGCTACTGAACTCGAGGAAATGGCAATTGCCCACCATTCAAGTAGTGTTCTTGATGGAGGTGAGTCGATATTAAACGAACTCAAACAGTTTCCTCGAGCATCTCCGAAGGCGGAAATCATTAATTCTGACAAGGAATAG
- the LOC142526215 gene encoding putative serine/threonine-protein kinase PBL15 — MRTTKSQPWRPLTSKCCSADDHIIFRSFSRCRPSKSEFSKNIAPLPSFRKFSFSDVSRSSSARINEDLAQSFGQDLYDFQLSELRGITHNFSSNFLLGEGGFGRVHKGYVDESLRAGLKAQAVAVKLLDIEGLQGHREWLAEVIFLGQLRHPNLVKLIGYCCEDEERLLVYEFMPRGSLENHLFKRLSISLPWGTRLKIAVGAAKGLAFLHGAENPVIYRDFKTSNILLDSDFNAKLSDFGLAKMGPEGSNTHVTTRVMGTYGYAAPEYVSTGHLTTKSDIYSFGVVLLELLTGRRAMDKKRPKSEQNLVDWARPYLINTRRLRCIMDPRLAGQYSVKGAKEMGLLAQQCVSLNPKDRPKMPAIIETLESLQNLKDMAVTYGQWPGSPKTGRNAGYPNKMRRENGFGCKSAATVAAASPRSK; from the exons ATGAGAACCACAAAGTCTCAGCCATGGAGACCCTTAACTTCCAAATGTTGTTCTGCGGATGATCACATTATTTTCCGAAGCTTTAGCCGTTGCCGGCCTTCGAAATCCGAATTCTCCAAGAACATAGCCCCATTGCCTTCTTTTAGAAAGTTTTCGTTCTCAGACGTAAGCCGTTCTTCTTCCGCTAGGATCAACGAGGATCTTGCTCAGTCTTTCGGCCAGGATTTGTATGACTTCCAGCTGAGTGAACTCCGCGGCATAACGCATAACTTTTCGAGCAACTTCTTGTTGGGAGAAGGTGGTTTTGGGAGGGTGCATAAAGGGTATGTGGACGAGAGTTTGCGGGCAGGGCTGAAGGCACAGGCTGTTGCTGTTAAACTTCTTGATATCGAAGGCCTTCAAGGTCATAGGGAATGGCTT GCGGAAGTGATATTTCTGGGGCAGCTAAGGCACCCGAATTTAGTGAAGTTGATTGGTTATTGCTGCGAAGATGAAGAAAGGCTTCTTGTGTATGAATTCATGCCTCGAGGCAGCTTGGAAAATCATTTATTCAAGA GGTTGTCCATATCATTGCCATGGGGGACAAGATTGAAAATCGCAGTCGGTGCAGCCAAAGGTCTTGCTTTCTTGCATGGTGCTGAGAACCCTGTCATATATCGTGATTTCAAGACTTCTAATATCTTGCTCGATTCG GATTTTAATGCCAAATTATCAGATTTCGGACTAGCGAAAATGGGACCCGAAGGATCGAATACCCATGTTACCACAAGGGTGATGGGAACGTACGGATACGCCGCTCCTGAGTATGTTAGCACAG GCCATTTAACTACTAAAAGTGACATATACAGTTTCGGAGTGGTTCTACTGGAACTCCTAACAGGGAGAAGAGCAATGGACAAAAAAAGGCCGAAAAGTGAACAAAACTTAGTGGACTGGGCCAGGCCATACTTGATCAATACCCGGAGATTACGTTGCATAATGGACCCTCGTCTTGCAGGACAGTACTCCGTCAAAGGGGCCAAAGAAATGGGCCTACTGGCCCAACAGTGTGTGAGCTTGAACCCAAAAGACAGGCCCAAAATGCCGGCCATTATTGAAACTCTTGAAAGCCTGCAAAATCTGAAGGATATGGCGGTCACCTATGGACAATGGCCTGGATCCCCGAAAACGGGTCGAAACGCGGGCTACCCGAATAAGATGAGGAGGGAAAACGGGTTTGGGTGCAAGAGCGCTGCTACTGTTGCTGCTGCAAGTCCTAGAAGCAAATGA
- the LOC142526768 gene encoding F-box/FBD/LRR-repeat protein At1g13570-like isoform X1, with amino-acid sequence MGPTHFAHILKFNFIRSLPKSIAKYDTQISPFFDQRSTGCHLPTIICHQSSRRNPGERRIEGFLDMRMKGSIMSEVDLISNLPCSIIENILGCLPLRDIVRTSILSREWRYKWITCPEIVFDFWFDQMFLGGHKLETLVHQILKLHRGPLLRFALQVPDLKSSPHIDQWIHRLPKNTLQDLTLHVSRGENHKLPSDIYTFQNLRNLKLYNCAFNPPSGFKGFSKLENLDLQNVVLVPETFGKFFASCPAVERLRLVHCTSFDCLEIVGPKLKYLQFHGLFRSISFEKCPLLKDVKISFSSMDFKRENRFSIDLVKSLSSLPALEELQLQAYALEDLVEYGAPRKLPVALRTLKTLHLSDMYFEKIQEIACAICFIRSSPNLQKLKITAFTSDVVDSVSEFLRSQKSSDTLTHLKTVTMQLFSGNESEMEFIKYLLSSATELEEMAIAHHSSSVLDGGESILNELKQFPRASPKAEIINSDKE; translated from the exons ATGGGTCCCACACATTTCGCCCATATATTAAAATTCAATTTCATTCGCTCTTTACCAAAATCCATTGCGAAATACGACACTCAAATTTCTCCATTTTTTGATCAACGCTCCACCGGCTGCCATTTGCCCACTATCATCTGCCACCAAAGCTCGCGGAGAAACCCAGGAGAACGAAGAATCGAGGGCTTTCTAG ACATGAGAATGAAGGGATCCATTATGTCTGAGGTTGATTTGATTAGCAATCTACCTTGTAGCATAATTGAGAACATTCTTGGGTGCTTGCCTCTACGAGACATAGTCAGAACGAGCATTTTGTCGAGAGAATGGAGGTATAAATGGATAACATGCCCTGAAATCGTGTTTGATTTCTGGTTTGACCAAATGTTTCTCGGAGGTCACAAACTCGAGACCCTTGTTCACCAAATTCTTAAACTTCACAGGGGGCCTCTGCTTAGATTTGCACTCCAAGTCCCCGATCTGAAAAGTAGCCCCCATATTGATCAATGGATCCATCGGCTTCCAAAAAATACCCTCCAAGATTTAACCCTCCATGTATCTAGGGGAGAGAACCATAAGCTACCTTCTGATATATATACTTTCCAGAACTTGAGAAATTTAAAGCTCTATAACTGTGCATTCAATCCTCCCTCGGGTTTCAAAGGATTTAGTAAACTCGAGAACCTTGATCTTCAAAATGTTGTACTAGTACCCGAAACTTTTGGAAAATTCTTTGCTTCCTGCCCCGCAGTTGAAAGACTAAGGTTGGTTCATTGCACTAGCTTCGATTGTCTCGAAATCGTCGGGCCGAAGTTAAAATATCTTCAGTTTCATGGTTTATTCAGATCCATTTCTTTTGAGAAGTGCCCCCTTCTTAAAGATGTTAAAATATCTTTCTCCTCCATGGATTTCAAAAGGGAAAACCGATTCTCCATCGATTTGGTTAAGTCCCTAAGCTCTCTACCTGCACTCGAGGAGCTACAACTGCAGGCTTACGCCTTGGAG GATCTTGTCGAGTATGGTGCCCCGAGGAAACTGCCAGTGGCCTTGAGAACCCTGAAAACTCTTCACCTTTCAGATATGTATTTTGAAAAGATTCAGGAAATCGCTTGTGCCATTTGCTTCATCAGAAGCTCCCCCAATCTACAAAAGCTTAAAATTACT GCCTTCACCTCAGATGTCGTGGATTCTGTCTCGGAATTTCTCCGATCCCAGAAAAGCTCGGATACATTAACACACCTTAAAACCGTTACTATGCAACTTTTCTCTGGCAACGAGTCTGAAATGGAGTTCATAAAATATCTATTGTCATCTGCTACTGAACTCGAGGAAATGGCAATTGCCCACCATTCAAGTAGTGTTCTTGATGGAGGTGAGTCGATATTAAACGAACTCAAACAGTTTCCTCGAGCATCTCCGAAGGCGGAAATCATTAATTCTGACAAGGAATAG